One Candidatus Binatia bacterium DNA window includes the following coding sequences:
- the pnp gene encoding polyribonucleotide nucleotidyltransferase produces the protein MYRKVETEFHGRPLSIETGRLAKQAHGSALVRYGETVVLATAVSAYQGREGIDFFPLTVDYLERTFAAGKIPGGFFKREGRPSEKEILTSRLIDRPIRPLFPPGYACETQVIATVLSFDRENDPDVVALLAASTALHVSDIPFLGPIGAVRVGRLDGRFVINPTTEQLERSDLNLVLAGTRQGIVMVEAGARFVPEEAMLDALYFGHEALQPLLSLQEDLRETAGKPKREFEPPARDEELRRRVREFASPKIEAALQEPAKQQRADALEQAKEETVATLAAEGFAGREKELADAFEDAVRERVRQMIVQENRRVDGRGLAELRDISCEVEVLPRTHGSALFTRGETQALVVTTLGTSSDEQKIDALLGEQYKKFMLHYNFPPFSVGEIRFLRSPGRREVGHGALAERALSPVLPAEEEFPYTIRIVSEILESNGSSSMATVCGGSLALMDAGVPISAPVAGIAMGLIQEGEEVRILSDILGDEDHLGDMDFKVAGTADGVTALQMDIKIPSVDREVMRRALEQAREGRLQILEIMRRAIAEPRKDISVHAPRIVTFHIKPEKIRDVIGPGGKVIRAIVEDTGCKIDIEDDGTVVVASTNQEAMRRAIDQIQAIVAEVEVGKIYKGKVRRIVDFGAFVEILPGTDGLLHISQIGPGRVHRVTDVLREGDEVMVKVLEVDRSGKIRLSRKEAMAELEKGGDKNKQRPRAGGGNPARPS, from the coding sequence ATGTACCGCAAAGTCGAAACCGAGTTCCACGGGCGACCGCTCTCGATCGAAACGGGCCGCCTCGCCAAGCAAGCTCACGGGTCCGCGCTGGTTCGCTACGGCGAGACCGTCGTCCTCGCCACCGCCGTGTCGGCCTACCAGGGGCGCGAGGGAATCGACTTCTTCCCCCTGACGGTCGACTACCTCGAACGCACCTTCGCAGCGGGAAAGATCCCCGGCGGCTTTTTCAAGCGAGAAGGTCGGCCTTCCGAAAAAGAAATCCTCACTTCCCGCTTGATCGACAGACCCATTCGCCCCCTTTTCCCGCCCGGTTACGCCTGCGAGACCCAGGTCATCGCCACGGTGCTGTCGTTCGACCGGGAAAACGACCCGGACGTCGTGGCGCTTCTGGCTGCTTCCACGGCGCTGCACGTCTCCGACATTCCGTTTCTCGGTCCCATCGGTGCCGTACGGGTCGGGCGGCTCGACGGCCGGTTCGTGATCAACCCCACGACCGAGCAGCTCGAGCGGTCGGACCTGAACCTCGTGCTCGCCGGCACCCGTCAGGGGATCGTGATGGTCGAGGCGGGCGCCCGCTTCGTCCCCGAGGAGGCGATGCTCGACGCCCTCTACTTCGGGCACGAAGCCCTGCAACCCTTGCTCTCTCTGCAGGAAGACCTCCGGGAGACCGCGGGAAAGCCGAAACGCGAGTTCGAGCCTCCCGCTCGGGACGAAGAACTCCGACGCCGGGTCCGGGAGTTCGCCTCCCCGAAAATCGAGGCGGCACTCCAGGAACCGGCCAAACAGCAACGTGCCGATGCCCTCGAGCAGGCGAAAGAGGAGACGGTGGCGACCCTCGCTGCCGAGGGTTTCGCCGGTCGCGAGAAGGAACTCGCCGACGCCTTCGAGGATGCCGTGCGGGAGCGCGTGCGGCAGATGATCGTCCAGGAGAACCGGCGGGTGGACGGCCGCGGGCTGGCCGAACTGCGCGACATCTCTTGCGAGGTCGAAGTTCTCCCACGCACCCACGGCTCCGCCCTTTTCACGCGGGGAGAAACCCAGGCGCTCGTCGTCACGACGCTCGGTACTTCCTCGGACGAGCAGAAAATCGACGCCCTGCTCGGCGAGCAGTACAAGAAGTTCATGCTCCACTACAACTTCCCGCCGTTCAGCGTCGGGGAAATCCGTTTCCTGCGCAGCCCCGGTCGGCGGGAAGTCGGCCACGGCGCGCTGGCGGAACGGGCCCTCTCCCCGGTTCTTCCGGCCGAAGAAGAGTTTCCGTACACGATCCGGATCGTCTCCGAGATCCTCGAATCGAACGGCTCCTCTTCGATGGCGACCGTGTGCGGGGGGAGCCTCGCGCTCATGGACGCGGGGGTGCCGATTTCCGCCCCCGTGGCGGGGATCGCCATGGGACTGATCCAGGAAGGGGAAGAGGTGCGAATCCTTTCCGACATCCTCGGAGACGAGGACCACCTCGGCGACATGGACTTCAAGGTCGCGGGTACCGCCGACGGTGTGACGGCCCTGCAGATGGACATCAAAATTCCCTCGGTCGACCGGGAGGTCATGCGGCGCGCCCTCGAGCAGGCCAGGGAGGGGCGCCTTCAGATCCTCGAAATCATGCGGCGGGCCATTGCCGAGCCGAGAAAGGACATTTCCGTCCACGCGCCGCGGATCGTGACGTTCCACATCAAGCCGGAGAAAATCCGGGACGTCATCGGGCCGGGAGGCAAGGTGATCCGCGCCATCGTGGAAGACACGGGCTGCAAGATCGACATCGAAGACGACGGGACGGTCGTGGTCGCTTCCACCAACCAGGAGGCCATGCGGCGGGCGATCGACCAGATCCAGGCGATCGTGGCGGAGGTCGAAGTCGGGAAGATCTACAAGGGAAAGGTGCGCCGGATCGTGGACTTCGGCGCTTTCGTGGAAATTCTACCGGGAACCGACGGGCTCTTGCACATCTCGCAAATCGGGCCGGGAAGGGTGCACCGGGTCACGGACGTGCTGCGCGAAGGGGACGAGGTGATGGTGAAAGTACTCGAGGTCGACCGTTCCGGAAAGATCCGTTTGAGCCGCAAGGAAGCGATGGCAGAGCTCGAAAAGGGCGGCGACAAGAACAAACAGAGGCCCCGCGCGGGAGGCGGAAACCCGGCGAGGCCTTCCTGA
- a CDS encoding peptidase M16, with amino-acid sequence MTRRSTLSNGIRVLTHSIPNSPSVTLGIWVRNGSRFEEREQGGISHFLEHLIFKGTERRTARQIAQEIDAVGGILNAFTGKEYTCYYAKVLGEHLPVAQDLLADIFCHSTFPPEEIDRERSVVIQEILQNEDTPDDYVHDLFNLRFWPDHPLGWPICGSVETIRRLGREDFLRFFEARYRPDRVLLVAAGRVEHDRFHDWAERVFGALDGRSQIPPVFPPEPKSGISVVPRSLEQVHICMGLPAVAQAAPDRFAGYVLNTVLGGGMSSRLFQEIRERRGRAYSVYSFLSSYSDCGYLGIYVATSPEWVEEVIAVTRDELLRLATEKVPDDELERAKNQLKGNLFLALETSEHHMHRIARNEIYHGRDIPPSEVAACVEAVSSEDVLDFARSYVVLDRLAVTLLGDLEGRELKPDILTAA; translated from the coding sequence ATGACGCGCCGCTCGACGCTGTCGAACGGAATCCGGGTCCTCACCCACTCCATCCCGAACTCCCCCTCGGTCACCCTGGGGATCTGGGTTCGGAACGGCTCCCGTTTCGAGGAGCGAGAACAGGGAGGGATCTCCCACTTTCTCGAACACCTGATCTTCAAAGGCACGGAGCGGAGAACCGCGAGGCAAATCGCCCAGGAAATCGACGCGGTAGGAGGCATCCTGAACGCCTTCACGGGGAAAGAGTACACCTGTTACTACGCCAAAGTCCTCGGCGAGCACCTTCCCGTCGCGCAGGATCTTCTGGCGGACATCTTCTGTCACTCCACGTTCCCTCCCGAAGAAATCGACCGCGAGCGAAGCGTCGTGATCCAGGAGATCCTGCAGAACGAGGACACGCCCGACGACTACGTGCACGACCTCTTCAACCTCCGGTTCTGGCCCGACCACCCTCTCGGCTGGCCCATCTGCGGCAGCGTCGAGACCATCCGGCGGCTCGGCCGCGAGGACTTCCTCCGTTTCTTCGAAGCCCGCTACCGCCCCGACCGGGTTCTTCTCGTGGCGGCGGGTCGGGTCGAACACGACCGCTTCCACGACTGGGCGGAACGGGTCTTCGGCGCCCTGGACGGGCGTTCGCAGATTCCCCCGGTCTTCCCCCCGGAACCGAAGTCCGGCATTTCCGTCGTGCCGCGCTCGCTCGAACAAGTCCACATCTGCATGGGCCTCCCCGCGGTCGCCCAAGCCGCACCGGATCGCTTCGCCGGCTACGTGCTCAACACCGTGCTCGGCGGTGGCATGAGCTCCCGGCTCTTCCAGGAAATTCGCGAGCGCAGAGGCCGGGCCTATTCGGTGTATTCCTTCCTGTCCTCCTACTCCGACTGCGGCTATCTCGGGATCTACGTGGCGACGAGCCCCGAGTGGGTCGAAGAAGTGATCGCCGTCACGCGCGACGAGCTCTTGCGACTGGCCACGGAGAAAGTTCCCGACGACGAGCTCGAACGCGCCAAGAACCAGCTCAAGGGCAACCTCTTTCTCGCCCTCGAGACCAGCGAGCACCACATGCACAGGATCGCGAGAAACGAGATCTACCACGGGCGGGACATCCCCCCGTCCGAAGTTGCGGCGTGCGTGGAAGCGGTCTCGTCCGAGGACGTGCTGGATTTCGCGCGGTCCTACGTCGTACTCGACCGTCTCGCCGTGACACTGCTCGGGGACCTCGAGGGCCGCGAGCTCAAGCCCGATATCCTCACCGCCGCTTGA
- the dut gene encoding deoxyuridine 5'-triphosphate nucleotidohydrolase, translating into MTEPVVVRVRRVRPECRDLPLPRYMSPGAAGMDVCAAITEPLELRPGERALVPTGLALDVPEGYEAQIRPRSGLAWEAGITLLNSPGTIDSDYRGEVQILVVNLGEREFVIRRGDRIAQIVVAPVARAVLSEVDALAPTARGSAGFGATGRR; encoded by the coding sequence ATGACCGAGCCCGTGGTGGTGCGAGTCCGACGCGTGCGGCCCGAGTGCCGGGACCTTCCCCTCCCCCGCTACATGAGCCCCGGTGCCGCCGGGATGGACGTGTGCGCCGCGATCACCGAACCCCTCGAACTCCGTCCGGGCGAGCGGGCTCTCGTGCCCACGGGCCTCGCGCTCGACGTACCCGAGGGCTACGAAGCCCAGATCCGACCCCGCAGCGGTCTCGCCTGGGAAGCGGGCATCACGCTGCTGAATTCCCCCGGAACGATCGACAGCGACTACCGAGGGGAAGTGCAGATTCTCGTCGTGAACCTCGGGGAACGGGAGTTCGTCATCCGACGGGGGGATCGGATCGCGCAGATCGTCGTCGCTCCCGTGGCGCGCGCCGTCCTCTCGGAAGTCGACGCGCTCGCGCCCACGGCCAGGGGCTCGGCAGGTTTCGGTGCCACGGGCCGGCGCTGA
- the purS gene encoding phosphoribosylformylglycinamidine synthase subunit PurS, which translates to MRVRVYVMPREDILDPQGKAVEESLHSLGFTEVRSARLGKRIDLELEETDEERARSRVDEMCRKLLANEVIEDYSFEIV; encoded by the coding sequence GTGCGCGTCCGCGTCTACGTCATGCCCCGAGAGGACATCCTCGACCCGCAGGGAAAGGCCGTCGAAGAGTCGCTCCACTCCCTCGGGTTCACGGAAGTCCGGAGCGCCCGGCTCGGCAAGCGGATCGACCTCGAGCTGGAGGAAACGGACGAAGAACGGGCTCGGTCCCGCGTGGACGAAATGTGCCGGAAGCTGCTCGCGAACGAGGTGATCGAGGACTACTCGTTCGAGATCGTCTGA
- the purQ gene encoding phosphoribosylformylglycinamidine synthase subunit PurQ, translated as MRWGVVTFPGSNDDRDAVYALETVLGAPVVSLWHKDRSLGGVDCVVLPGGFSYGDYLRCGAMARFSPIMQSVVEFARDGGLVLGICNGFQIACEAGLLPGALVRNRSLRFVCRDVHVRVERSDSPFTALCRPGEVLRLPVKHGAGCYVAAPATLERLEAEGRVLFRYVDAAGRPTPEANPNGSLHNIAGVTNERGNVVGLMPHVEHATESLLGSEDGLKIFRSVLSHFHEPLPRRTVSSP; from the coding sequence GTGCGCTGGGGCGTGGTCACGTTTCCGGGATCGAACGACGACCGCGACGCCGTGTACGCGCTCGAGACGGTTCTCGGGGCACCCGTCGTGTCGCTCTGGCACAAGGACCGCTCCCTCGGGGGGGTGGACTGCGTCGTCCTGCCGGGCGGCTTTTCCTACGGAGATTACCTGCGCTGCGGGGCCATGGCCCGGTTTTCCCCCATCATGCAGAGTGTCGTCGAGTTCGCGCGGGACGGCGGACTCGTGCTGGGCATCTGCAACGGTTTCCAGATCGCCTGCGAAGCCGGGCTTCTCCCGGGGGCCCTCGTCCGAAACCGATCTCTGCGCTTCGTCTGCCGGGACGTCCACGTCCGCGTCGAGCGGTCGGACTCCCCCTTCACCGCACTCTGTCGGCCGGGAGAAGTCCTCCGCCTGCCCGTCAAGCACGGGGCCGGCTGTTACGTCGCGGCGCCGGCGACGCTCGAGCGGCTCGAGGCCGAGGGCCGGGTCCTCTTCCGCTACGTCGACGCCGCGGGTCGACCCACCCCGGAAGCGAACCCCAACGGCTCGCTGCACAACATCGCGGGAGTGACGAACGAGAGGGGAAACGTCGTGGGCCTCATGCCCCACGTCGAACACGCCACGGAATCGCTCCTCGGCAGCGAAGACGGCCTGAAGATCTTCCGCTCGGTCCTCTCCCACTTCCACGAACCGCTCCCCCGCCGGACCGTTTCCTCGCCGTGA